The following proteins come from a genomic window of Natrinema saccharevitans:
- the psmB gene encoding archaeal proteasome endopeptidase complex subunit beta: MHTPTNDSDFSRTVEQLADEPNPYEPEVGSLPENDLTQADLENVNKTGTTTIGISTADGVVIATDMRASLGGRFVSNKNVQKVERIHPTAALTLVGSVGGAQSFISTLRAEVNLYEARRGENMSIEALATLAGNFARGGPFFAIHPILGGVDDEGSHVYSIDPAGGVMEDDYTVTGSGMQLAYGHLEQAYEPDMSTEEAKTVAARGIKSAVERDTGSGNGVFLCEITDEGVDIHGHHDFDDVL; this comes from the coding sequence ATGCATACGCCCACGAACGACTCCGATTTTTCCCGGACGGTCGAGCAGTTGGCCGACGAGCCGAACCCCTACGAGCCCGAGGTCGGCTCCCTCCCCGAGAACGATCTCACGCAGGCCGATCTCGAGAACGTCAACAAGACGGGAACGACGACGATCGGCATCTCGACCGCCGACGGCGTCGTCATCGCGACGGACATGCGCGCCAGTCTCGGCGGGCGGTTCGTCTCGAACAAGAACGTCCAGAAGGTCGAACGGATCCACCCGACCGCGGCGCTAACGCTGGTCGGCTCCGTCGGCGGTGCCCAGTCCTTTATCTCGACGCTTCGAGCCGAGGTCAACCTCTACGAAGCCCGCCGCGGCGAGAACATGAGCATCGAGGCGCTGGCGACGCTTGCGGGCAACTTCGCTCGCGGCGGCCCGTTCTTCGCCATCCACCCGATCCTGGGCGGCGTCGACGACGAGGGCAGCCACGTCTACAGCATCGACCCCGCCGGCGGCGTCATGGAAGACGACTACACCGTCACCGGCTCCGGGATGCAACTGGCCTACGGGCACTTAGAGCAGGCCTACGAGCCGGACATGTCCACCGAGGAAGCCAAGACCGTCGCCGCCCGCGGCATCAAGTCCGCCGTCGAGCGCGACACCGGCTCCGGCAACGGTGTCTTCCTCTGTGAGATCACCGACGAGGGCGTCGACATCCACGGCCACCACGACTTCGACGACGTCCTCTAG
- a CDS encoding Gfo/Idh/MocA family protein: MIGGGIGVGIVGLGGMGTLHARSVRDLGADVVAGADLVPEQRDRFAEEFGARTYETHDDLLEDAAVDAVIVTTPNRFHEPIAVAALEAGRDVLVEKPLAHTLESAERIAEAAARADGICMVGFHNRHAASMAMFDEQHARGRFGDLTHVEADYVRRRGVPGPGSWFTDAELAGGGALIDIGVHALDLALYALDFPDIAEVSGVTRTTFGTSEEYADPDGFGDNWDAEAETYEVDDSVSAFIRTTDGRTISLEAAWATNREESMTCTVRGTEAGAQFEIGNTDLRILESGTAGSDHYTDVEMTGDTAMTGYAEQDEQFLEAIAAGTTPESNTIEEALTVQRVIDAIYRSSERGRSVTLTESTLTDDEVERATRLE, encoded by the coding sequence ATGATCGGCGGCGGGATCGGGGTCGGCATCGTCGGCCTCGGCGGGATGGGAACCCTCCACGCGCGAAGCGTCCGCGATCTCGGCGCTGACGTCGTCGCGGGCGCGGACCTCGTCCCCGAGCAGCGCGACCGCTTCGCCGAGGAGTTCGGCGCGCGCACCTACGAGACCCACGACGATCTCCTCGAGGACGCGGCGGTCGACGCCGTCATCGTGACGACGCCCAACCGATTCCACGAACCCATCGCCGTCGCGGCCCTCGAGGCCGGCCGCGACGTCCTCGTCGAGAAGCCACTCGCACACACCCTCGAGAGTGCGGAACGGATCGCCGAGGCGGCCGCCCGCGCGGACGGGATCTGCATGGTCGGCTTTCACAACCGTCACGCCGCGTCGATGGCCATGTTCGACGAACAACACGCCCGCGGTCGGTTCGGCGATCTGACCCACGTCGAGGCCGACTACGTCCGCCGGCGCGGCGTCCCCGGACCCGGGTCGTGGTTTACCGATGCCGAACTCGCCGGCGGCGGTGCCCTCATCGACATCGGCGTCCACGCGCTCGATCTGGCCCTCTATGCGCTCGATTTCCCCGACATCGCCGAGGTCAGCGGCGTCACCCGGACTACGTTCGGGACCAGCGAGGAGTACGCCGACCCCGACGGCTTCGGTGACAACTGGGACGCCGAGGCAGAGACCTACGAGGTCGACGACTCCGTCAGCGCCTTCATTCGGACCACCGACGGGCGGACGATCTCGCTCGAGGCCGCGTGGGCGACCAACCGCGAGGAGAGTATGACATGTACAGTCCGCGGCACGGAGGCAGGTGCCCAGTTCGAGATCGGCAACACGGACCTGCGGATCCTCGAGTCCGGTACCGCCGGCTCCGACCACTACACCGACGTGGAGATGACCGGCGATACCGCGATGACCGGGTACGCCGAACAGGACGAGCAGTTCCTCGAGGCCATCGCCGCCGGGACGACGCCGGAGTCGAACACGATCGAGGAGGCCCTGACCGTCCAGCGGGTCATCGACGCGATCTATCGCTCGAGCGAACGCGGCCGGTCGGTGACGCTTACGGAGTCGACGCTGACGGACGACGAGGTCGAGCGGGCGACCCGACTGGAGTGA
- a CDS encoding ThuA domain-containing protein gives MVAVTVWNEYRHERTDDAVATVYPDGIHETIAEALADDHDVRTATLDDPDHGLTDAALSATDVLLWWGHEAHDEVTDRVVDRVQERVLEGMGFVPLHSAHYSKPFKRLMGTSCSLQYREDGEAERLWVVDPGHPIADGLAESIALPETEMYGEPFDVPEPDRLVFVSWFAGGEVFRSGCCYRRGNGRIFYFRPGHETYPIYEDERVRRVLHNAVEWAAPTEGSPRTFGERE, from the coding sequence ATGGTCGCAGTCACCGTCTGGAACGAGTACCGCCACGAACGGACGGACGACGCCGTCGCCACGGTCTACCCCGACGGCATCCACGAGACGATCGCCGAGGCGCTCGCCGACGACCACGATGTCCGGACCGCGACGCTCGACGACCCCGACCACGGGCTCACCGACGCGGCCCTCTCGGCGACGGACGTCCTCCTGTGGTGGGGCCACGAGGCCCACGACGAGGTGACGGACCGGGTCGTCGATCGGGTGCAGGAACGGGTCCTCGAGGGGATGGGATTCGTCCCGCTGCACTCGGCTCACTACTCGAAGCCGTTCAAGCGACTCATGGGGACATCCTGTAGCCTCCAGTATCGCGAGGACGGCGAGGCGGAGCGGCTCTGGGTCGTCGATCCCGGCCATCCGATCGCCGACGGCCTCGCGGAATCGATCGCCCTCCCCGAGACGGAGATGTACGGCGAGCCGTTCGACGTGCCCGAGCCCGACCGACTGGTGTTCGTCAGCTGGTTCGCTGGCGGGGAGGTGTTCCGCAGCGGCTGCTGTTATCGGCGCGGAAACGGTCGGATCTTCTACTTTCGGCCGGGCCACGAGACGTATCCGATCTACGAGGACGAGAGGGTTCGGCGCGTCCTGCACAACGCCGTCGAGTGGGCGGCCCCGACCGAGGGCTCGCCGCGGACGTTCGGGGAGCGCGAGTAG